In one window of Deinococcus sonorensis KR-87 DNA:
- a CDS encoding response regulator has protein sequence MKRPVQILLVEDEPADAELITHALSLTQPPPRCVVVGSGAEALAHLAASPMPPQLVLLDINLPDMHGLELLQQIKRDRTLAALPVVILSSSDALPDIYQSYRDFASSYLVKPDDLGQLTHVMQALCDFWLRTARLAP, from the coding sequence ATGAAACGCCCCGTCCAGATCCTGCTGGTCGAGGATGAGCCGGCCGACGCCGAGCTGATCACCCACGCCCTGTCGCTGACGCAGCCGCCGCCCCGCTGCGTGGTGGTGGGCAGCGGGGCTGAGGCGCTCGCCCACCTGGCGGCGAGCCCGATGCCGCCTCAGCTGGTGCTGCTGGACATCAACCTGCCGGACATGCACGGCCTGGAGCTGTTGCAGCAGATCAAGCGCGACCGAACACTGGCGGCCCTGCCGGTGGTGATCCTCAGTTCCTCGGATGCCCTGCCGGACATCTATCAGAGCTACCGGGACTTCGCCAGCAGCTACCTGGTCAAGCCTGACGACCTGGGGCAGCTGACCCACGTGATGCAGGCGCTGTGCGATTTCTGGCTCCGGACGGCCCGCCTGGCCCCCTGA
- the msrP gene encoding protein-methionine-sulfoxide reductase catalytic subunit MsrP: protein MAHEPEDPSVQKELPRRTFLRNATLFAGTVAGLGGGLELLSRRPGAAAEGTLPGAVTPAARPLGPYDVKDPITPYAQATSYNNFYEFGIDKADPARMAGSLHTRPWTVRLDGEVRKPQTVDIDTLQSWFPLEDRIYRMRCVEGWSMVMPWLGFPLAALIRRMEPTSKAKYVQFTALYDPKQFPGQRGNVLDWPYVEGLRLDEALHPLAFMAVGLQGRVLPGQNGAPLRLAVPWKYGFKSIKSVVRITLTEKQPHTTWSLAAPDEYGFYANVNPAVDHPRWSQATERRIGDLGRRKTLPFNGYADQVAHLYTGLDLRRNF, encoded by the coding sequence ATGGCACACGAACCCGAAGATCCGTCTGTTCAGAAGGAACTGCCCAGGCGCACCTTCCTGCGGAACGCCACGTTGTTTGCCGGGACAGTCGCCGGCCTGGGTGGCGGCCTGGAGCTGCTCAGTCGCCGCCCCGGAGCCGCCGCCGAGGGCACGCTGCCCGGCGCTGTCACACCGGCCGCCCGGCCGCTCGGTCCCTACGACGTCAAAGATCCCATCACGCCCTACGCCCAGGCGACCAGCTACAACAACTTCTACGAGTTCGGCATCGACAAGGCGGACCCGGCCCGTATGGCCGGCAGCCTGCACACCCGGCCCTGGACCGTGCGGCTGGACGGCGAGGTGCGCAAGCCCCAGACGGTGGACATCGACACGCTGCAGTCGTGGTTCCCGCTGGAGGACCGCATCTACCGGATGCGCTGCGTGGAGGGCTGGTCCATGGTGATGCCGTGGCTGGGCTTTCCGCTGGCCGCCCTGATCCGCCGCATGGAGCCCACCAGCAAGGCCAAGTACGTGCAGTTCACGGCCCTCTACGACCCCAAGCAGTTTCCGGGCCAGCGCGGCAACGTGCTGGACTGGCCCTACGTGGAGGGGCTGCGGCTGGACGAGGCGCTGCACCCGCTGGCGTTCATGGCGGTGGGCCTGCAGGGCCGGGTGCTGCCCGGTCAGAACGGCGCCCCGCTGCGGCTGGCGGTGCCGTGGAAGTACGGCTTCAAGAGCATCAAATCGGTGGTCCGCATCACCCTGACCGAGAAGCAGCCGCACACCACCTGGAGCCTCGCGGCCCCCGACGAGTACGGCTTCTACGCCAACGTCAACCCGGCGGTGGACCACCCACGCTGGAGTCAGGCCACCGAGCGGCGGATCGGGGATCTGGGCCGGCGCAAGACCCTGCCGTTCAACGGGTACGCCGATCAGGTCGCGCACCTCTACACCGGCCTTGACCTGAGAAGGAACTTTTGA
- a CDS encoding protein-methionine-sulfoxide reductase heme-binding subunit MsrQ: protein MKAAVRPPLAWLGPAVVIGGLLPVAVLLLDARTGALGANPVQRALLQTGVLTLATLVLSLGCTPLRRLTGWTWPARIRKALGLIAFLYALLHFGIYLFDQGFTLQTVLDDVLKRPFITAGFGALVLLLPLALTSFRGSVRRLGFARWTALHRLVYLAAGLGVLHYWWGVKKDHTEPLIYALLVAALLIVRVVLARRAGGRRPASATRLGASSERPPSA, encoded by the coding sequence TTGAAGGCCGCCGTCCGGCCACCGCTGGCGTGGCTGGGCCCGGCCGTGGTGATCGGTGGGCTGCTGCCGGTGGCGGTGCTGCTGCTGGATGCGCGTACCGGCGCGCTGGGCGCCAATCCGGTGCAGCGGGCGCTGCTGCAGACCGGCGTGCTGACGCTGGCCACGCTGGTCCTGTCGCTGGGGTGTACACCGCTGCGGCGGCTGACCGGCTGGACCTGGCCGGCGCGCATCCGCAAAGCGCTGGGCCTGATCGCCTTCCTGTACGCCCTGCTGCACTTCGGCATCTACCTGTTCGACCAGGGCTTCACGCTTCAGACGGTGCTGGACGATGTACTGAAGCGCCCCTTCATCACCGCCGGCTTTGGAGCGCTGGTGCTGCTCCTCCCGTTGGCGCTGACCAGTTTCCGTGGTTCGGTGCGGCGGCTCGGCTTCGCGCGCTGGACGGCGCTGCACCGGCTGGTGTATCTGGCGGCCGGCCTGGGCGTGCTGCACTACTGGTGGGGGGTCAAGAAGGACCATACCGAGCCGCTGATCTACGCGCTGCTGGTGGCGGCGCTGCTGATCGTGCGGGTGGTGCTGGCGCGGCGGGCGGGTGGCCGGCGTCCGGCCTCGGCCACCCGCCTGGGTGCCTCCAGCGAGCGTCCGCCCTCGGCCTAA
- a CDS encoding AfsR/SARP family transcriptional regulator, whose product MSLSRSTPSEPRPIPAHTADSLVVCAFGRPEVRRGAQPVTWAAASAQELLYYLLSSPEGRTREQILEDLWGLNPGPASANRFRVTIHRLRTALADPASVTEQYGRYQLSAAVLQASDVHGFYAALHEAERATDPSARLQGFQAAVDLYRGDYLPQVTAEWARQAREEHRAAYVHACTELFLTRCGAGDCPGAVVALQRALTADPYQGEQHHQKLMTCLSAVQDRYAAIEHYRRFLRFLHDDLHDTPMPDTVALAERIKAGERICQQREAPAPRCPYSRDGQCAARPSAPTPH is encoded by the coding sequence ATGAGCCTCAGCCGGTCCACCCCTTCAGAGCCGCGTCCCATTCCCGCGCACACGGCCGACTCCCTGGTCGTGTGCGCCTTCGGGCGGCCAGAGGTGCGGCGAGGTGCGCAGCCGGTCACGTGGGCGGCCGCCAGCGCTCAGGAGTTGCTGTACTACCTGCTGTCGTCTCCCGAGGGGCGGACCCGCGAGCAGATTCTGGAGGACCTGTGGGGGCTGAACCCGGGCCCGGCCAGCGCCAACCGGTTCCGCGTGACGATCCACCGGCTGAGGACGGCGCTGGCGGATCCGGCCAGTGTGACCGAGCAGTACGGCCGCTATCAGCTGTCGGCGGCGGTGCTTCAGGCGTCGGATGTGCACGGCTTTTACGCGGCCCTGCATGAGGCCGAGCGAGCGACGGACCCGTCGGCCCGACTGCAGGGCTTTCAGGCGGCCGTGGACCTGTACCGCGGCGATTACCTGCCGCAGGTGACGGCCGAGTGGGCCCGGCAGGCGCGTGAGGAGCACCGGGCCGCCTACGTGCACGCCTGCACCGAACTGTTCCTGACCCGCTGCGGGGCCGGCGACTGCCCCGGCGCCGTGGTGGCGCTGCAGCGGGCGCTCACGGCGGACCCCTATCAGGGCGAGCAGCACCACCAGAAGCTGATGACCTGCCTGTCGGCGGTGCAGGACCGCTACGCGGCCATCGAGCATTACCGGCGCTTCCTTCGGTTCCTGCACGACGACCTGCACGACACCCCGATGCCGGACACCGTGGCGCTGGCTGAGCGCATCAAGGCGGGCGAGCGCATCTGTCAGCAGCGGGAGGCCCCGGCACCCCGTTGTCCGTACAGCCGCGACGGGCAGTGCGCGGCCCGGCCCAGCGCCCCAACCCCACACTGA